A single Thermofilum sp. DNA region contains:
- a CDS encoding HEPN domain-containing protein → MYGETRGVRVSSREVEALLRNCAHADRKGFFDLAAFSLEQSLQLCLKAVLLKLGLEYPRTRSVRRLMELLYEVKKCEEIKALLSKFSVEIGALEDAYITSRYVARAYTFDEVARLEKVVRELMDAIGKAAG, encoded by the coding sequence GTGTATGGCGAAACGCGAGGAGTGCGAGTATCTTCTCGAGAGGTCGAGGCGCTTCTACGAAACTGCGCGCATGCAGATCGAAAGGGGTTTTTCGACTTAGCCGCCTTCAGCCTCGAGCAGTCTCTTCAGCTCTGCCTCAAAGCTGTGCTGCTGAAGCTGGGCTTAGAGTACCCGAGAACGCGCAGCGTGAGGAGGCTTATGGAGCTCTTGTACGAAGTGAAAAAGTGCGAGGAAATCAAGGCTCTGCTCTCTAAGTTCAGCGTTGAGATCGGAGCGCTCGAGGACGCGTACATAACCTCGAGGTACGTGGCCAGGGCGTATACTTTCGACGAGGTTGCACGGCTCGAGAAGGTTGTGAGGGAGCTGATGGATGCTATCGGAAAAGCTGCTGGTTAG
- a CDS encoding ABC transporter ATP-binding protein gives MIELSNVWKSYGTREVLRGVDLVVGEGEFVSIRGKSGVGKTTLLKIIGLLEPPDKGDVRLFGRSVNGLGDSERSRIRLYQVGFVFQFFNLIPSLTVLENIELPLALAGVGKKERRERAMELLRYFSLEELAGRFPDTLSGGERQRIAVVRALANNPRVVLADEPTSSLDEENSRLVVELLKKVNRERGVAVVVTTTDLYEKLPTHRDYLLRDGRLYEMP, from the coding sequence TTGATAGAGCTCTCCAACGTCTGGAAATCGTACGGCACGAGGGAGGTTCTGAGAGGAGTGGACTTAGTGGTCGGTGAGGGAGAGTTCGTCTCGATAAGGGGTAAGTCGGGTGTGGGTAAGACGACGCTGCTTAAGATCATAGGCCTCTTGGAGCCGCCCGACAAAGGGGATGTGAGGCTTTTCGGGAGGTCTGTTAACGGGCTGGGCGACAGCGAGAGGTCGAGGATTAGACTGTACCAGGTAGGCTTCGTCTTCCAGTTCTTCAACCTGATTCCATCGCTGACTGTTCTGGAGAACATCGAGCTCCCCTTGGCCTTAGCCGGGGTCGGGAAAAAGGAGAGGAGGGAGAGGGCTATGGAGCTCCTGAGGTATTTCAGCCTAGAGGAACTAGCCGGGAGGTTTCCGGACACGCTGAGCGGAGGGGAGAGGCAGCGCATAGCGGTGGTGAGGGCGCTGGCCAACAACCCGAGAGTAGTTCTCGCGGATGAGCCCACCTCGAGCCTAGATGAAGAGAACTCCAGGCTAGTTGTAGAACTTTTAAAGAAGGTTAACAGGGAGAGGGGGGTCGCGGTGGTAGTGACAACGACGGACCTTTACGAGAAGCTTCCGACCCACAGGGACTATCTGCTGAGAGACGGGCGGCTCTACGAGATGCCCTGA
- a CDS encoding nucleotidyltransferase domain-containing protein, with translation MLSEKLLVSEAKRRARIFSDLDKHLKTIADTVKRLDEKAEVYLFGSVAEGRHLLSSDIDVLVVTDAAPAHVIAELWKSGITDPFEVHVVTRDFFETYRKRARLVRIA, from the coding sequence ATGCTATCGGAAAAGCTGCTGGTTAGCGAGGCGAAGCGCCGGGCAAGGATTTTCAGCGACCTCGACAAGCACTTGAAAACGATAGCGGACACTGTGAAGAGGCTAGATGAAAAAGCTGAAGTGTACCTTTTCGGCAGCGTCGCCGAGGGAAGGCACCTGCTTTCGAGCGACATAGACGTCCTAGTAGTCACAGACGCAGCGCCAGCTCACGTGATCGCAGAGCTCTGGAAAAGCGGCATCACAGACCCCTTCGAGGTGCACGTAGTTACGAGAGACTTTTTCGAAACCTACAGGAAGAGAGCCAGGCTAGTCAGGATAGCTTAG
- a CDS encoding type II toxin-antitoxin system VapC family toxin: protein MSVRSVYLDTSALVKRYVWEEHSAHVDELYSEAHAGRIRIGFSVWNIGEVAVVLDEYEKRGIIENARAVFTKFIGESRLLEKLNQLKLVPLSFKIITKAVNYTFKHGIYIADAVQLTSAEGFDAFLTYDKKLAQIASLEGLSIVRT, encoded by the coding sequence ATGAGCGTGCGGAGCGTCTACCTGGATACCAGCGCTCTGGTTAAGAGGTATGTTTGGGAGGAGCACAGTGCCCATGTTGACGAGTTGTATAGCGAGGCTCACGCCGGGAGAATCAGGATAGGTTTCTCAGTTTGGAACATCGGCGAGGTGGCGGTAGTCCTGGACGAGTACGAGAAGAGGGGGATCATAGAAAATGCGAGAGCGGTGTTCACGAAGTTTATTGGCGAATCCCGTCTTCTCGAAAAACTTAACCAGCTAAAACTCGTCCCGCTAAGTTTTAAGATCATTACCAAAGCTGTGAATTACACGTTTAAACACGGAATCTACATAGCTGATGCCGTGCAGCTTACATCGGCTGAGGGCTTCGACGCGTTCCTCACATACGATAAAAAACTGGCCCAGATAGCAAGCCTCGAGGGATTAAGCATCGTGCGAACCTGA
- a CDS encoding PIN domain-containing protein has translation MPKRSGEGGAYLVDANVVLEVLYKRERWEESYELLNRVKEGSVRVFMLHFDVHGISAILGRPDLVSRFLSEILTWRGLTVVDLPVREEAAACELASKAGFDFDDGLHYYFARSRGLPIVSFDRDFDGLDVRRVEPREILAESA, from the coding sequence TTGCCGAAGCGCTCAGGAGAAGGTGGAGCCTACCTGGTGGACGCTAACGTGGTTTTGGAGGTTCTCTACAAGAGGGAGCGCTGGGAGGAGTCCTACGAGCTGTTGAACAGGGTTAAGGAGGGGTCTGTGAGAGTTTTCATGCTTCACTTCGACGTTCACGGGATATCAGCTATCCTCGGTAGGCCGGACCTGGTGTCCAGGTTTCTCTCGGAGATCCTGACGTGGCGCGGCTTGACTGTGGTAGACCTGCCTGTGCGCGAGGAGGCGGCGGCTTGCGAGCTAGCGAGCAAAGCCGGCTTTGACTTCGACGATGGACTGCACTACTACTTCGCGAGGAGCAGGGGGTTGCCGATCGTGAGCTTCGATAGGGATTTCGACGGCCTCGATGTTAGGAGAGTGGAGCCGCGCGAAATCCTAGCGGAGAGCGCGTAG
- a CDS encoding retroviral-like aspartic protease family protein translates to MGLTSVRVTISNPVNPELREDVELIVDTGAVLPWIPRKVLEKIGVKPEYKKLFRTVEGKVIERSTSFARIRYGEHETVVEVVIAEEGDAAVLGVVALESMGYRVNPVTGELEYVGLLAV, encoded by the coding sequence ATGGGTTTAACGAGCGTGAGGGTGACTATCTCTAATCCCGTGAATCCAGAGCTCAGGGAGGATGTGGAGCTCATAGTAGATACTGGCGCGGTACTACCTTGGATACCGCGAAAAGTGTTGGAGAAAATTGGTGTGAAGCCGGAGTATAAGAAGCTCTTCAGGACGGTAGAGGGCAAAGTCATCGAGCGTTCGACGTCTTTCGCCCGGATAAGGTACGGGGAGCATGAAACAGTGGTGGAAGTCGTGATTGCGGAGGAGGGGGATGCTGCGGTCCTAGGCGTCGTAGCGCTGGAGAGCATGGGTTACCGGGTCAACCCGGTCACTGGCGAGCTGGAGTACGTCGGGCTGCTGGCCGTGTAG
- a CDS encoding glycosyltransferase family 2 protein, with protein sequence MRGGVVPGVKRSSSGGREVGCAGPGGAGGCGAPPESSRGVGPVSLEDVTVVIPTLNEAEAIGLVIDELRGYGFSKILVVDGRSRDGTPEIAAARGARVVTQRGEGKADAVRTALDFVDTPYMLVIDGDYSYDPSCAYRMLELARSYDEVIGARTEGRENIPAVNRLGNWLLTKMFNLLFGTKLRDVCSGMYLLRTSVARTAWFESRGFSVEVELAAHVASTTRRIAEVDARYRPRVGESKLSLRHGFLIALDAVRLAWRYNPAFFIFAVGALALIPAALILAWVAYELLFLGVKHHVWALVGVTLGGVGVTSSLLAVMALFLKRMEYRIIRALEAIERGVGS encoded by the coding sequence ATGCGGGGAGGGGTCGTGCCGGGGGTTAAGCGCTCTAGCTCTGGGGGCAGGGAGGTTGGCTGCGCGGGGCCGGGTGGGGCTGGGGGCTGCGGTGCCCCGCCGGAGTCTTCTCGCGGGGTTGGTCCTGTTTCTCTGGAGGATGTGACGGTGGTGATTCCCACTCTTAACGAGGCGGAGGCTATAGGCCTGGTTATAGACGAGCTGAGGGGGTACGGTTTCTCTAAGATACTCGTCGTCGACGGGCGCTCGAGGGATGGTACGCCGGAGATAGCGGCGGCGAGGGGGGCTAGGGTTGTTACCCAGCGCGGTGAGGGTAAGGCTGACGCGGTAAGGACGGCTCTCGACTTCGTGGACACGCCTTACATGCTCGTCATCGACGGGGACTACAGCTACGACCCTTCCTGCGCCTACAGGATGCTGGAGCTGGCTCGGAGCTACGACGAGGTCATCGGAGCGAGAACAGAGGGTAGGGAGAACATCCCCGCTGTCAACAGACTTGGCAACTGGCTCCTCACGAAGATGTTCAACTTGCTTTTCGGCACGAAGTTGAGGGACGTGTGCTCCGGGATGTACCTCCTGAGGACGAGCGTGGCGAGGACGGCTTGGTTTGAAAGCAGGGGGTTCAGCGTCGAAGTGGAGCTGGCAGCTCACGTGGCGTCGACCACGAGGAGGATAGCGGAGGTGGATGCCAGGTACAGGCCTAGGGTTGGGGAGTCGAAGCTGAGTTTGAGGCACGGCTTCCTCATAGCGCTCGACGCCGTGAGGCTGGCGTGGAGGTACAACCCGGCTTTCTTCATCTTCGCTGTGGGGGCGCTCGCCCTCATCCCCGCGGCTCTCATCCTGGCTTGGGTGGCTTACGAGCTGCTGTTCCTGGGAGTTAAGCACCACGTGTGGGCTTTGGTGGGCGTGACTCTCGGCGGAGTCGGCGTCACGTCCTCTCTCCTGGCGGTGATGGCCCTCTTCCTGAAGAGGATGGAGTACAGGATCATCAGGGCGCTGGAGGCGATAGAGAGAGGAGTGGGATCGTGA
- a CDS encoding nucleotidyltransferase domain-containing protein, translated as MLRALVRWKVHLGAVVEAVARAAPGARAYLTGGAAEGRLTALSDVDVVVVLPREPTFEEAVELRAKIHEEMDKLGVPLSLPVELHIVGPESAKRYRVLIPLARPGEGLEY; from the coding sequence ATGCTTAGGGCGCTGGTTCGCTGGAAAGTGCACCTAGGCGCTGTGGTTGAGGCCGTAGCCCGGGCTGCGCCTGGCGCTAGGGCTTACCTGACGGGTGGAGCTGCGGAGGGGAGGCTCACGGCTCTGAGCGATGTCGACGTAGTTGTAGTGCTGCCGCGCGAACCGACGTTCGAGGAGGCTGTGGAGCTCAGGGCTAAGATCCACGAGGAGATGGATAAGCTGGGAGTGCCTCTAAGCCTACCTGTAGAGCTGCACATTGTCGGGCCTGAAAGCGCTAAGCGGTACCGCGTGCTGATCCCGCTAGCCCGCCCCGGCGAGGGGCTTGAGTACTAG
- a CDS encoding glycosyltransferase family A protein — protein sequence MLERFRPYIRVVYDEGKGIGIARNIGVLASRGSYIYFVDADCTVGVDHFTRVFEAFERGADVVYVKASGSQTLTKIERLKELVWRYGRAYSEEMARWWCFAGGSFIAFKRGVFDG from the coding sequence ATTCTAGAACGTTTCCGCCCCTACATCAGGGTCGTCTACGATGAGGGGAAGGGGATTGGGATCGCCAGGAACATTGGTGTTCTAGCTTCAAGGGGTAGCTACATTTACTTTGTGGATGCTGACTGCACCGTTGGCGTAGACCACTTCACGAGAGTTTTTGAAGCCTTCGAGAGAGGAGCTGACGTAGTCTATGTGAAAGCGAGTGGTTCTCAGACTTTAACTAAAATTGAACGTTTGAAGGAGCTGGTGTGGCGTTACGGCAGGGCTTACTCCGAGGAGATGGCAAGATGGTGGTGCTTCGCTGGAGGATCCTTCATTGCTTTTAAGCGCGGTGTTTTCGACGGGTGA
- a CDS encoding nucleotidyltransferase domain-containing protein, giving the protein MEWCSMPGCVPEDVLKLLRSFAERAEDVLGSVEVYLFGSYARGDWLSDSDIDLIVVSDGFKGLDLGRRHALVRKLLPPGRGFEILTYTPEEFEEAKRRSIVIQDAAEYWIKIA; this is encoded by the coding sequence GTGGAGTGGTGTTCCATGCCAGGCTGCGTGCCTGAGGACGTGTTAAAGCTTCTCAGGAGTTTCGCTGAGAGAGCGGAGGATGTTTTGGGCAGCGTAGAAGTTTACCTCTTCGGCAGTTACGCTAGAGGTGATTGGCTCTCCGATAGCGACATAGACCTCATAGTCGTATCGGACGGCTTCAAGGGCCTTGATCTCGGGAGAAGACACGCGCTCGTGAGAAAGCTCCTGCCGCCCGGTAGGGGCTTTGAGATCCTGACCTACACGCCGGAAGAGTTCGAGGAGGCTAAGAGGAGGAGCATCGTCATCCAGGATGCCGCTGAGTACTGGATCAAGATAGCCTGA
- a CDS encoding glycosyltransferase family 4 protein, translating into MKELLLVSPRASGIGGVAQHVARLRRELEARGFEVDVLSVENTTHIPVKGLYNPSFALSSALKSLLRSLGGRKYDVAHGHNVPSWPAIRLARAEARVLTQHGVYSRQIGLLHGRLFGKLSGWLESKAVRSVDALTCVSRSVCEFYRSRGVDAVYIPNAVDLREIPSEGLKIYEKQVVYVGRLSREKGFDVLLEAAGMLNPDVHLIVVGSGVRELEERARALSKRLRNFHYLGYRPRGEALRVIKGSDLLVLPSRAEGLPTVLLEAMASKTPILASRIPGILDVVDETCAILIEPGDPRELAKAINRSVMEYPKTFVERAFEKVMKEFSWDKVAQEYIELYERLLSS; encoded by the coding sequence GTGAAGGAGCTGCTCCTTGTGTCACCCCGCGCTAGCGGTATAGGCGGCGTTGCCCAGCACGTGGCTAGGTTGCGGAGAGAGCTTGAGGCTCGCGGCTTCGAGGTCGACGTGCTATCCGTCGAGAACACGACGCACATACCGGTGAAGGGTCTCTATAACCCTAGCTTCGCGCTTTCCTCCGCTTTGAAGTCGCTGCTCCGCAGCCTGGGAGGGAGGAAGTACGATGTGGCTCACGGTCACAACGTGCCGTCCTGGCCAGCTATCAGGTTAGCGCGCGCGGAGGCTAGAGTTCTCACGCAGCACGGTGTCTACTCCCGGCAGATCGGGCTGCTGCACGGAAGGCTTTTCGGGAAGTTGAGCGGGTGGCTCGAGAGCAAAGCTGTGAGAAGCGTTGACGCCTTAACATGTGTTTCCCGCAGCGTGTGCGAGTTCTACAGGAGTAGGGGGGTTGACGCCGTCTACATTCCTAACGCTGTAGATCTGCGGGAGATCCCCTCCGAGGGTTTAAAAATTTATGAGAAGCAGGTTGTTTATGTGGGGCGGTTAAGCCGCGAGAAAGGCTTCGACGTGCTCCTCGAGGCTGCTGGGATGTTAAACCCCGATGTGCACTTGATCGTCGTGGGGTCGGGGGTGAGGGAGCTCGAGGAGCGTGCCCGCGCTCTTTCAAAGCGTTTGAGAAACTTCCACTACCTGGGCTACAGGCCGAGAGGGGAGGCGTTGAGGGTGATCAAAGGGAGTGATTTACTTGTCCTCCCCTCACGCGCGGAGGGGTTGCCCACAGTGCTGCTAGAGGCGATGGCTTCGAAGACCCCAATCCTCGCCTCGAGGATTCCCGGTATCCTCGATGTGGTCGACGAGACATGCGCCATCCTAATCGAGCCGGGAGACCCTAGGGAGCTCGCCAAAGCAATCAACAGGAGTGTGATGGAGTACCCGAAGACCTTCGTCGAAAGAGCATTCGAGAAAGTTATGAAAGAGTTCAGCTGGGATAAAGTTGCCCAGGAGTACATCGAGCTTTACGAGCGCCTTCTGAGCAGCTGA
- a CDS encoding HEPN domain-containing protein, producing MRGEALDWLESSLVDLKEAKEAHSRGSYHLSAFLAHQAVEKALKAYIIAFKRVRLPKTRDPVELAAAASIRLEPSEVEGLSELSPYYVVARYPNAGLRKPWKEIARGTSQRLLTTAEKIVGKIEELFKQAQQG from the coding sequence ATGAGGGGAGAAGCGCTGGATTGGCTCGAGAGCTCCTTAGTTGATCTAAAGGAGGCTAAGGAAGCCCACTCCCGCGGAAGCTACCACCTCTCTGCGTTCCTAGCCCACCAGGCTGTCGAAAAAGCACTGAAGGCGTACATCATAGCCTTCAAGAGGGTAAGGCTCCCTAAAACTCGCGACCCCGTAGAGCTGGCAGCAGCGGCATCGATACGGCTAGAGCCCAGCGAGGTCGAGGGGCTCTCAGAGCTCTCGCCATACTACGTGGTAGCAAGGTACCCAAACGCGGGGTTGCGGAAACCGTGGAAGGAGATAGCGCGAGGAACCTCCCAAAGGCTCCTCACAACGGCTGAGAAGATCGTCGGGAAAATCGAAGAGCTCTTCAAGCAAGCACAGCAAGGCTAG
- a CDS encoding HEPN domain-containing protein — MSGEYVELLKRRSRSMLRLAKQLLFSGEYDLAVLNAEYAAQLLVKALLYRTTGEEVRGHSIRALIGLLVSVLEEKGFRREAGELIEYVRRNRGIIAELEEGHVRSVYGVFSYSREQAEKLVEAAESIVGVLEKVEREVFGDA, encoded by the coding sequence GTGAGTGGCGAGTACGTGGAGCTTCTTAAGAGGAGATCGCGATCCATGCTCAGGCTGGCTAAGCAGCTCCTCTTTAGCGGCGAGTACGATTTGGCGGTTCTGAACGCGGAGTACGCTGCCCAGCTACTTGTTAAAGCGCTCCTGTATAGGACCACCGGCGAAGAGGTAAGGGGGCATAGCATCAGGGCACTGATTGGGCTTTTGGTCTCCGTTCTCGAGGAGAAAGGGTTCCGCAGGGAGGCGGGGGAGCTGATCGAGTACGTTAGGAGGAACAGGGGGATCATAGCGGAGCTTGAGGAAGGTCACGTGCGCTCAGTTTACGGAGTCTTCAGCTACAGCAGGGAGCAGGCAGAGAAGCTCGTAGAGGCCGCTGAAAGTATTGTCGGTGTGCTCGAGAAGGTCGAGAGGGAGGTGTTCGGTGATGCTTAG
- the rfbC gene encoding dTDP-4-dehydrorhamnose 3,5-epimerase — MPFTFKRLEIPDVVLVEAKIFSDARGFFAELYKRTDFAAAGIPHDFAQVNMSFSRRGVVRGLHYQLKPMEQGKLVTVASGRVFDVAVDIRRGSPWFGRHVAVELTPGLLLWIPPGFAHGFQALEDSVFIYLVTKEYSPQHERCILWRDPSLGIEWPIENAIVSEKDSKGLPLKEAETNFAYPP; from the coding sequence ATGCCGTTCACCTTCAAGAGGCTTGAGATCCCTGACGTGGTGCTCGTCGAAGCTAAGATTTTCAGCGACGCGAGAGGTTTCTTCGCGGAACTCTACAAGAGGACCGACTTCGCTGCAGCGGGGATCCCGCACGACTTCGCTCAGGTGAACATGAGCTTCTCGAGGAGGGGTGTGGTTAGGGGCCTGCACTACCAGTTGAAGCCGATGGAGCAGGGTAAGCTGGTCACCGTCGCTTCGGGGCGCGTCTTCGACGTAGCGGTCGACATCAGGAGGGGCTCGCCTTGGTTCGGCAGGCACGTGGCGGTGGAGCTGACGCCTGGCTTGCTGCTCTGGATCCCGCCGGGTTTCGCCCACGGCTTCCAGGCGCTGGAGGACTCGGTTTTCATCTACCTGGTAACGAAGGAGTACAGCCCCCAGCACGAGAGGTGTATCCTCTGGCGCGACCCCAGCTTGGGGATAGAGTGGCCGATCGAGAACGCTATCGTGAGCGAGAAAGACAGCAAGGGCTTACCGCTGAAGGAAGCTGAAACAAACTTCGCGTATCCACCTTAG